A window of Bactrocera dorsalis isolate Fly_Bdor chromosome 4, ASM2337382v1, whole genome shotgun sequence genomic DNA:
GTTGAGTGTGGAATGCGCTGGGTCGAAGGTGATTGAGAGCAGTCGCCATTGTGCTTgtgacacatacacacacaaacattttcGTATGTGCTACAGAAGTGTGTCACGGCAGCTGAAGGGAAGGTGAAATAATtggaaatatttgcatatttccgATAAGGTTTCCAACAAAGTGAATTTGGCTTAGTTTTTTGAAGCGCGAAATGCTAAGAATTTCTTTTCGTTCAAAGTGAAACGCGTCAGCATTTGTGGACTCCAACGAAGAATTCGAGGTATGTCTTTGCTGAAAATAAATAGAATCCAAAGATTGCATGAGGCATGGCCGTTGGTTCTAATAAGCATgcagattttttgaaaattccattTACACTTCtgcttttgtacaaatttttctGATATGATTGATGTCCTGAGGAATTGTATAATTTGATTATTATTGCGCTCAATATTTCGTAGcattgtaaagaaaattaaattttggtaataaaaagtCGGTTTAATATTCGATAAAACTCTTGATTGTTAGCCGTATTCGCTTCGTACCGAGCTTTCGAACACCTTAATTCTAAAtccttaaatattttcaatatgttaCCTTTGCATTACTCATTTTGTAGTTATCCAAAACGATATCGCAGATTTGAATAACTTTGTTATTAAGATTCTTGTCGGTCAAAACTCTGACATTTAGTGCTTATTGTAGTAGGAAAAGTTTGACCAAGCATCTAACCTAGGTGGAAGGTGTTACAGGGTTTCTTGACTGAGGGATGATAACTCCATATGCTTCGATAATACCTTCATGCTTGATGAAACAATATTTTGGGATTATTGAAAAACTAAGCTTTTGTATAGTCACTGaaagttaataaatatatatctaagtaCTAGAAGGTCCGGCCACGCGTtgctttgttttatattaagtaCTATTACAATGAAGTATTCGATGCCGTGACAATATTATTTACGAATGTAAGCGAAAATATGATTGGTGGTATAAGACTCCAAGATGTTACTAGACTAGTgcaaatgtactaaaaaattttaaaaagtgaaagtaatatacgaggtatgacaattaagtaatgagactgattccataaaaaccgtatatttgaaaattattctacaactctgccatccccttcaaagtagtccccttgggcagctatacagcgatttcagcgcgttttccatgcttcgtaacatttctggaacacttcgactgggatgtccgcgagtaccctcgtcacggccgcctggatgtccgtaatcgactcaaaatgggttcctttgaccaccgattttgttttaggaaacaaaaaaagtcacagggtgacagtcgggcgaataaggcggctgttgcaaaacagcgatccctttagaggccaaatactgggacacgctgagggcggtgtggcacggcgcgttgtcgtgatgaaggatccagttacgagcgatgtctgggcgcaccctgttgactcgttttcgcaatctttcgagtacttggcaatagtagacttgattcacagttttccccggtggaattTCAAGGTTACAGGTTTACCACAATCGCGGCAATAAagtcagtctcattacttaattgtcaaactaCGTATGTATAGTAGGATGAAACCCATTGCAAACGAAAAACAAGTAATGAACAAAGTTGTAGATAATGAGAagttatacaaattttgtatcaaaaactttttgaacgtaacctcaaaatttatttgaaaatatcaaagcgtatttttatttttaacttatacatatttttttctttcacgaaatttgttttaaacttaCCTTCCTACGTCCCAAACACACTGAGACTATCCTATCCTTTTCGCTTTTGTAGTTTAGAAGCTTACCCTGGACAAAACGTGAtacgtaatttttattttatttaatttttaaagtctaACCAATGTCTCCTAATAAAAACCTTCATAGTATATACGATGTTCGTACATATTTCACGTATATATCTGCGATTTTTATTCGTGAGAGTGTTTCTAGATGTCTAACGAATAACCAATCATGAGCAACAAGCACTTTCATTAGCTACAGAAGTGTCTCgcactaataaaaaaaattattaccggAATGTTTACAGGAATATGCagacattttcgattttatatCATCCATAAACGGTTTTACGGTTTATTTGTGGCATTGAAGTACCGTTGGGTATATAAGAAGCTTTTGGAAAACTATAAGCAATTTTGTATTGTTGGTTCGTAATATGTATCAATGCAGATGacggaaattttaattttttctatattttggtgaaacaaaatttcgtggggatgaaatattattttttcgtcAAAAAAGCTGAAGTTGATATCAAAAAGTAACTAAATTCTGTTCCATCCTTATGCTCACCGAAAACGATGAACTAACTGACCCCAAAAGTGGCTATTACGGAGAATTTATTCATAGAAGTTGCGTTACAACAAATTGGAATGGAAACTGTTGAAAATCATCTCGTGACTACTCTAGGACTTTACACAACCGATTCTCTATTGAATTGaccaattaattaatttttagcgaatttcggtttacttttaaaaacttccttgcaataattatattttatttgtggaaaaaaagGAACTgaagggaatttttttaatgcctttATGGGATCTTTATAAATTCATTAGAAActatttcgcaattttttcttattatattattacgGCAATAAGTTCTAAACTAATGAGTCAGTATTTgtaagaaacaagaaaaaagtttacttccgttcgaagctataatatcctttAAAAATACACAAGATTCCTTACAAGGGCTtggttttgatcgatcagtttgtatggctgctatatgctatagtgattcgatctaaaAATAATTCTTCGTAGAGTGCAGCATTGCCTTAGACTGTTCAGTGCGTAAAAAGCCATCAGCATCTAGGAGATTTTATAGGCGAGAATAAAACCTGTACAATCACATATCTGCAATCGATTTGGCTTCggtttttaagttatttacaGTGATTATAcccattattatatttatggcTTAACCTTTCAAGGAGCAAAACACTCGAGGATCTGCAATAAAAAGTTTAAGGAAgttaatattttgcaaaattagctattattcaaaaaactgtacatttaaatttttggtagTGTTCCCTACAAATAACGAAAATGCCTCATATCTTAAAAAACAAGAACTAATTGCTGGGATTTCGTTAGTTACATCAATAACGGCATGGCttaaaagttgaaatttgagttatctacattttattgttttcaattactaacttacattttttatttaactgacttaagtaattaattttgactAAGTACTTTCGTAAACACCAAAGTCAGAGTTTCAATGGCAGCACAGTCTACAAATAGTACTTTGCCTTCCGCTCCAAACTTTCTGCACATCGTTCAcactaaaaataacaaaaacaaattttgaaaaacgaaaatatacaattttttataacaaacgTCAATTCCTAAGGTTAATGAGCGCACCCCTCCCGGCGACAACAACACGGCCAAAGTGGACATTTTAATCCGCGCACGAGTATTAATGTGTATTAggagcagcggcagcggcagcagcgtACTTAGTTAAGAGTCGAGCAAAATGAATCGTTTACGCACGCAAAAATTCAAAGTAAATGCggaaaatagcaataacaataacaacatcaacAATGAGAATAACAATGGCGGCAGTAACAACAATGTGAGCGCTTTACTACCAACGAGCAGTCTGCTCAACAAACTAACGAAGCGTTACTCGACGCTCAGCCATCGCATTACACGGCGACATCATGCGGGCCGCAAAGGCAGTTCGCCACAGAAAGTCGCCTCAGGCAGTTACGATATGACCGGCGCGCATTCGGATGATCATCGCTTGGAAATCGGTGCACCAGTGCTGATATCGACAACCACACTGGATGCGGATCGCTTTGATGTGAGTGAGGAGCGTCTGCGGCAGATTGGTGGTGGCATAGCGGCGACCAGCACCATGGTGCGTACGATCAACATACATTCTTCGCCGCAAATGCCGTCGTCGGGCAGCGAGACGGAGGTGTATGCCGATGCTTTGAGTACACCGCCAGTCGTAGATGAACCAGCTGAACCGGCTGGTGTTGAGGAGGAGGAGCGCTACGAATTGGCATCGGCTGGCACACCAAAGCACACAACCGAGCCGGCAGATCCACTTGATGATCTCAATGCGCGTCTTCTATTGAAATTACCTATATTTCCTGTGCCAGAGATGAACACGCAAAATGTGTCATCCACATCGGTCGAATCGCCTGCAAGTAGTGTGGAACAGCGTACTTTGACTGCGACTGCCGTCGAGCAGGTGTTATCGCCACCTAAACCGCGCATACCGACGCCACCACCCAAGCTGCGTCGCCGCCAACACTCGAAATCGGCGCAGAATCTACACCGCGCGGAGATGAAGATCTTTCTCGAAAAGACGCCATCCATGACCTTGGATATGAGCTTAACCACAGCAGATCTCGAAAACTGTCGTGACTTACCGCGTTTACCGGAACTCTTCGGTGTTAGCAAGTGCAGCCTTGCGCCCAGCGATTATGAAGGAAACGACGCCGATAAGGAAAACTCAACGCCGTCGGTGGAGTTGTCACCGCCACAATGCAAAAGTGATCCGAATACACCAATGTGCGCGGAGCAGAAGGTTTGTGGCTATCTCTCGCAGCAGCTGCACTTCAAGAGCGTCGATTCGTTGGACATGCGCCACACGAATGGCGGCAAGCGTCGCAGCGTTGTCTTCTCCAGCAACGCATCGATCAATCAGCACGGCTCGAAGAACAGTCTGACGAGTCACGCCAGCACCATTGAAGAGTTCGATTTGAAGTCGGTGAGTTGTCAAAGTTTAAATGCGCAAAATCTGTTTGTCTCCATCGATGAACTCAACGAGATCACGCGCCAAATTAACGAGTCGGAGGAGTTCAATGATGACATCGATTTGGAATATTGTCTACACCGTGACAATTTAAAGCCCAGCGAACGTCGTATTACgcttttgaagaataaaaactCGCGTCTTATcagtttcaataataataaagagaaGCTTAGGAAGGGTTGGCATGGCGTTAAGCACTGGATTGGCGAGGAGAGCACCAAGCTGAAGGAAGTGGTGCAAAAGCAGGCAAATTTGCAACGCGTCGCCACCTCTAAGCTCAGTCTCAACAACTCCGAGTGTCGTCAATCGCCGTCCGTGCATGGTAGCGTGCTGCTGCGTGGTGCTGATAGTCGGGTGGGCATGCCGGTGCTGCGCGATAGCGACACGAGTGTTGTTAGTATCAATCTGCAACCGACACAAGGCGCCCCAGTAACCAGTCCAACGTCCGCTTTTGGCGTTAGTACTGATGATTTAGTGGATGGTAGTGGTGCTGGAGATGTAAGCGGCGGCGGTAATGCTGAAAATGAGGAGGATTTAGAGTCATCGTTTACGCAACGACCAGCTGATGAGACACCAGCGGTCGCGAAATTATTGGAGGTAAGTAGAGTGCTGAGGTCTAGAACTTGTCTAGGGGGTGTTCAAATGGGAAAACCTATGAGTAAGACTCAAAGACTTGATTTACAGAGACTGCTAGTTAATATTTGTGTGGTTTTGAGGATTTTTACTAAGGACCTATAGCGCGTATGACTTAAATCTTATTCCATAAGTTTTGAATTGTGGTTTCCAAGTAGCTTTTTgaatacaatttcaattttcattcacaatatttacatatttttaaatttgttgttgcttccaaCATATTTTCAGGGCCAAAATGGCTTCGAAGAATTGCGACGCTACGTCAAACAAGGTGGTGACTTCGGTAAGGAGCTGGTAATGATACTACAAGAAAGGTAAACaactcatattttattttcgtacaaaaaaataatccaaACTTTGCTCTCACAGAGTTGAGTCTGAGACGTTATACTCGAAATCTCTCTCGAAAATGGCCAACAAATTGAACAAAGCCTGTCGCGAACTGCCCGGCAGCATAGCCGATGCTTGGCGTGGTGTTGCTACCGAAATGGAGAATCGCAGCGACATCCATCGCCAGCTGTCGGCTTCACTCACAGATGAAATTGTCAAACCACTCAAGAATATAATCGATGCACATCACAAAACCAGAAAGTCGGTGAGTAACAGCAATGAAATACTTTTCGCCTTCCCAACATTACCTAACTAACCTCTATCTCACCATTTTTCATCCAAAAAAGGTTGAGAGCAATGTGGACAAGGCCGCGCGCACGCTAGCCGAGTGGCGTGTCAGCGAGTCCAAAGCCAAGAAATCGTCACACACAGCTGCACGCGAGAATGAGAAACTGCAGGATGCCTTACTCGATGTACGAATACAGAAATCACCATCCATTGCGCTGCTACATCAAGGTCCCAATAAGCTAGCTGCCGAAAAGGAAATCAGATCCGCTGAGAAAGATTGCGCCAAATTGGATAGCAAACGTAAGAAGGCCGAGGAGGCTGTCAAGCGTGCCGATGTCGAGTACTATACGCTCTGCATACGCGCCGAACGCGCACGCGTCGATTGGGAGATGGCTGTGTTGCGCGGCTCTTCACTGCTGCAGAATATCGAAAACCAACGTTTGGTTAGCATGAAAAACTTCATTGCGAATTACTCGCGTCTCACATCAAATATGAATCCGATTTTGGATGGTTTAATGCAACGACTGCAGCCACAAGTCGACGCCTGCAACGTGTTGAAAGATATGCAGGTGGTTAAGAATATACGTCGTAATTCGGAGGGTCCCAGCGAGCAGCTGCTGCCGGACTTCTATTGTGAACACACCACATTGGCTATGAATCGGGAGCGACGCAAGCATGCGCTTATCAAGCTGCTGCAGTTGGTCAAGGCGGATTTGGAGCGTGAGCGACGCTCGCGTAATGGACTAAAGGGACTTTCCCAGTCATTGAACAACCAAGAGAATCAAAATATCACCGACAAGTTGTATCACGTAAGTTGGCATAGATTAACGctcgttttttgtttatattacttattttaaaaattcgcaAAAGCCTTCTCTTAGaacttttattataaagatTTACCTTGCTTGAGGGCTCAAATTCTTTGGTGAATTTAGAAAAGCAAACCTTAAAACAATCTCAGATATCAACTAGAAAGTAATTTCCACGAAATTCTCAAGTTCGTTTACTATTTTGCAATATCCATTAACATAGGGCTCATCGTTAGGTGCAAAACTTTGCTTTTTCGAGTTATCAGTCTTTGGTTGGATTTAAATTCGGATCCGTTTGCGAAGCTGTAACTAATTTTCTGACTTCATCTAGTTCCTCGAATTGCGAAGCTCTTAGGTATCTAAGGCGAGTTCTAGATAAGGCCACACAGAAGCAAAGGTGGAGTTCCAGCGTCTATCTCATGCCTACTTTCCTGCACTTTCTGCATGTATCGTCGTTATTAATGACCATCCGGCTCGCCAGTAGGTTGAGACCATAACCGTTCTGCAATCCTTTCGAGACCATGTGAGTAGAAAGTATTTTTCTTCCGCTCCCTTGCACATGTTCTTGATGTGCCTGCATTGTCCTAAAAGCATTCCATCTAGCCTTGATCCGTCTGACAGcccttttaaaaatttcattgtatGTCGTTCTTAGTAACTTTCCTTTTTCCTTTACTGATTCAGTAGTCAGACGGACGACAGCTTTGGTAATCTCATCAGCTTATTCGTGTTCCGGAGCGTCCTTGTGGCTTGGAACAAACTATATATGCAGCAAATTTCTGGGAGGCATCTACTGCCTCTCTGCTTCTTAGGACATGCTCTGACATAATACAATGTGAAATTATTGCcattattgcttttattgtctCCTAATTAatacttaccgatccaaacggggacAGATCGCCGAAAACACAGCCCTTTGCCGGATAAAATTCGGATCAATTCCCCGGCTATCGTGGGAATTGTGATGTTTACGTTCTTTTCCTCCGTTTTTAGCTACCTCATCCGCTTTTCTGACTTCCGTCTGGAAGATATTTCAGTGTTTCGGTCGCCTGAGATGGAGCTCCCGACGACCTTTCAATCAGCCATTTTTGAGCCGTCTGTATAGATGTTGTAAATTCCGCTAGGGATTCGTTTGTTACTGCGTAATCCATCCTCTTTTAGTGTGACTTAAAACCTTCTCATCTAAACTTGGTTCAGACTCCTTCTTAGGctcatatattcaatataatgACTTCTGTCCATGGGGTTGACTTTATACCTTATATTAATGAACCATGACGAAGAGCACGTGGCTTGTGCTAAGTTAACATTATGCCAAAAATTAGCTCAAATGGTTGACGATCTCATCCTGTAAGGAATATTTCTCAtggcaatatatgtatttttcttccAAAAGGTTATGCATTTATCTCGAAATATTTCACAGGcctataattaaagaaaatcgCAAAAGTGACCAAAATATTGACTATCTTCAATTCTATTGCTATCTTTACAGATACGATCGATGCTGACCTATTTGGAGGGTGCACGCTTCAAATTGCACTCAGCACTACTGGAGTTGGATCACAAGCCGAGATCGTCACATCCACTGGCACAACACATACAGGTACTTAGACACTCTAATATCTAAATAACCGCCTTAATTACAATCATTTAACTGCCATCCCAACAGGTTACACGTGATCGCACCGGCCTACAACAGAGCGTACTCAAAGTGCCGCTCTGGCTGAAGAACAACGATCGCATGAGTCAAGACGACAGCGCATCGGTGCAGGAGAACGAATACGAATGCGTCAACCAAACATCAAATATATCCAACGCCAGCTGTACCGATCTCAGCAAGGACATACTCGTGCGCAAGTTCAGTCGCAGCAAGAGCAACATTGAAACGCTCAGCAACAAGACACAGCTTTGCATTGCCAGCATTGATAAGACAAAGACAATACCGGCGCATATCGACAACGATCCGTATAGTGATCGTGGTCAAGCCGATGGCGGTTCAAATCAACAGGACTCCGATTTCGATGAATTCAGTTCGCAGGATGAAGACGACGAGCAGACGACCAACACAAACAGTTCAGCACGCAAAGAACACAAAGCGATTATAGAGAAGAGCACAATGTTGGCGAACGGCACGGCCACGGCCATGTCTAACGGTGCGGCGACGACGACGACGCCTACAATCTACCAAAATGCGGCAGAGCTACATAACGGACAGAGCAATATGAACGGTAATGCGAACACGAATGGCAACGCACCCGTTATATTGAGTCGTTGCAAGGCATTATACAGTTATACACCGAAATTGTACGACGAGCTGGAGCTGACGCCGGGCGACATCATCGAGGTGCACGCCAAGCAGGAGGACGGCTGGTGGCTGGGCGCGCTGGGCAATCACGTGGGCATCTTTCCGGCGACTTATGTGGAGGAGTTCGCTTGAAGCTTGAAGCGTGTAGTTTAAGCGTTGTTATTAAGTTTAAAGCAAAATGTGCGTTGGCAAGTGCGTCGTTCTAAGCGTAAAAAGCagacaagtatatatatatgtatatgtagccaGGATACACGAAGACGTTTCGgcaatgaaatcgtttttgcgATATATGGTCACCCGTATTTAGACGCCTTAACATTAGCAATAACTTGTCTTCCCTACGACTGCCAAACAGGGTTCAAACGCAGAGCGCTCAAGTTATACAAAAATCATCATTAAAAGTTAGCTTGACACGCTCAAATTAGCACTAAGAAAGCAGCAGACATAAAAAGTGCGATTTTTCgcgaaaaaatggtttttgagcaaagcaaaaataagtaaaacaaaagttataacATATGAGCCTTTTGTCTGGCGCTCGAGCTAACGAAACTGTTTCgtcattaatttataaaatgcatAATCAttgattaattttcttttttttgtttaaaaaaagtaattttaacatataattgtataattttaatgCAGCTTAAGTTGTTAAATTGATTTGCTTATGTATTGtctattatgtatgtatttatatgcgaTGAAGTGTTTAACTCAacagaaaaaattgtataaccAACCAACTCACAGCCAATTCAGCGCGTATTCATGCATCACAGCTGCTGACTGAGCGTTAGCATtgactaaaaacaacaaaaaacaacaaaatattgagCCACATAATGAAAAAGCGCTTGAAGTCATTTATATATTGCAACAAACATATTATGTTCTATTATTAGTGCAAGCTtacgtattttaatatttacatatgtatttacttacttttagattttagcaataaaaatgtattgtttgaaatattcgaaatctcaaaaaaaaaaaaattattgaaattattgcaAATGCTGCCAAACTGCCATTAGCGGCATGCAAAGGCAACATTTCTATGGAATTTGCGCTTCGTGACACTCTGTAGCACAGAAACGCCTAAAAGCATGCACTTCCGCTGCTATAGCGGAAGACAAAAGTGCAATTTGGTCGGGCGACCTGCTGCACGGTTATGGTGGCCTGGTGCAGCAGCTAAATTTCAGTACAAATTTACCACAAATTGGCTGCAGCCGGATGCGCGTGCGTGTTGCATTAGTATTAGTGCGCCTGAAAGCGGCGCGGAAGCCAAGAAAATGATGCACAGCGACATCTGTGGCGTTTACAGCGAGTTTACATTAGCGCCATCTAGCGGCTGTTAGTGAAACTCATATAAATATTGTGTCGCCCTGTGCCAGCGAAACGCCTGAAAGCATGCACTTCCGCTGCGCGAGCGGAAGTTAAAAGTGCAATTTGCCAGGGCGACCTGCTGCACGGTTATGGTGGCCTGGTGCACCAGGAGAATTTCAGTAGGAATTTTAGCGCTGCGCCCGATGCGactgccgcaacaacaacaacaaccatatgaAAACGTGCACAGCGTGCGATTCCGGtgattttgaatgaaaaaaattgttttttatgaaaattaacgTTTATTGGTATGTGTGCGcttaaaatatatgcacatatatggaGTACtgctataaatt
This region includes:
- the LOC105224354 gene encoding SH3 and F-BAR domain-containing protein DDB_G0274695 isoform X5 encodes the protein MRTHIFTQTESKRRREGFLVGLAAKMSHFRDNSWGQNGFEELRRYVKQGGDFGKELVMILQERVESETLYSKSLSKMANKLNKACRELPGSIADAWRGVATEMENRSDIHRQLSASLTDEIVKPLKNIIDAHHKTRKSVESNVDKAARTLAEWRVSESKAKKSSHTAARENEKLQDALLDVRIQKSPSIALLHQGPNKLAAEKEIRSAEKDCAKLDSKRKKAEEAVKRADVEYYTLCIRAERARVDWEMAVLRGSSLLQNIENQRLVSMKNFIANYSRLTSNMNPILDGLMQRLQPQVDACNVLKDMQVVKNIRRNSEGPSEQLLPDFYCEHTTLAMNRERRKHALIKLLQLVKADLERERRSRNGLKGLSQSLNNQENQNITDKLYHIRSMLTYLEGARFKLHSALLELDHKPRSSHPLAQHIQVTRDRTGLQQSVLKVPLWLKNNDRMSQDDSASVQENEYECVNQTSNISNASCTDLSKDILVRKFSRSKSNIETLSNKTQLCIASIDKTKTIPAHIDNDPYSDRGQADGGSNQQDSDFDEFSSQDEDDEQTTNTNSSARKEHKAIIEKSTMLANGTATAMSNGAATTTTPTIYQNAAELHNGQSNMNGNANTNGNAPVILSRCKALYSYTPKLYDELELTPGDIIEVHAKQEDGWWLGALGNHVGIFPATYVEEFA
- the LOC105224354 gene encoding uncharacterized protein LOC105224354 isoform X1, encoding MNRLRTQKFKVNAENSNNNNNINNENNNGGSNNNVSALLPTSSLLNKLTKRYSTLSHRITRRHHAGRKGSSPQKVASGSYDMTGAHSDDHRLEIGAPVLISTTTLDADRFDVSEERLRQIGGGIAATSTMVRTINIHSSPQMPSSGSETEVYADALSTPPVVDEPAEPAGVEEEERYELASAGTPKHTTEPADPLDDLNARLLLKLPIFPVPEMNTQNVSSTSVESPASSVEQRTLTATAVEQVLSPPKPRIPTPPPKLRRRQHSKSAQNLHRAEMKIFLEKTPSMTLDMSLTTADLENCRDLPRLPELFGVSKCSLAPSDYEGNDADKENSTPSVELSPPQCKSDPNTPMCAEQKVCGYLSQQLHFKSVDSLDMRHTNGGKRRSVVFSSNASINQHGSKNSLTSHASTIEEFDLKSVSCQSLNAQNLFVSIDELNEITRQINESEEFNDDIDLEYCLHRDNLKPSERRITLLKNKNSRLISFNNNKEKLRKGWHGVKHWIGEESTKLKEVVQKQANLQRVATSKLSLNNSECRQSPSVHGSVLLRGADSRVGMPVLRDSDTSVVSINLQPTQGAPVTSPTSAFGVSTDDLVDGSGAGDVSGGGNAENEEDLESSFTQRPADETPAVAKLLEGQNGFEELRRYVKQGGDFGKELVMILQERVESETLYSKSLSKMANKLNKACRELPGSIADAWRGVATEMENRSDIHRQLSASLTDEIVKPLKNIIDAHHKTRKSVESNVDKAARTLAEWRVSESKAKKSSHTAARENEKLQDALLDVRIQKSPSIALLHQGPNKLAAEKEIRSAEKDCAKLDSKRKKAEEAVKRADVEYYTLCIRAERARVDWEMAVLRGSSLLQNIENQRLVSMKNFIANYSRLTSNMNPILDGLMQRLQPQVDACNVLKDMQVVKNIRRNSEGPSEQLLPDFYCEHTTLAMNRERRKHALIKLLQLVKADLERERRSRNGLKGLSQSLNNQENQNITDKLYHIRSMLTYLEGARFKLHSALLELDHKPRSSHPLAQHIQVTRDRTGLQQSVLKVPLWLKNNDRMSQDDSASVQENEYECVNQTSNISNASCTDLSKDILVRKFSRSKSNIETLSNKTQLCIASIDKTKTIPAHIDNDPYSDRGQADGGSNQQDSDFDEFSSQDEDDEQTTNTNSSARKEHKAIIEKSTMLANGTATAMSNGAATTTTPTIYQNAAELHNGQSNMNGNANTNGNAPVILSRCKALYSYTPKLYDELELTPGDIIEVHAKQEDGWWLGALGNHVGIFPATYVEEFA
- the LOC105224354 gene encoding SH3 and F-BAR domain-containing protein DDB_G0274695 isoform X4 translates to MRTHIFTQTESKRRREGFLVGLAAKMSHFRDNSWPFRNAWKIRKDIFLLNKYYLDVILGQNGFEELRRYVKQGGDFGKELVMILQERVESETLYSKSLSKMANKLNKACRELPGSIADAWRGVATEMENRSDIHRQLSASLTDEIVKPLKNIIDAHHKTRKSVESNVDKAARTLAEWRVSESKAKKSSHTAARENEKLQDALLDVRIQKSPSIALLHQGPNKLAAEKEIRSAEKDCAKLDSKRKKAEEAVKRADVEYYTLCIRAERARVDWEMAVLRGSSLLQNIENQRLVSMKNFIANYSRLTSNMNPILDGLMQRLQPQVDACNVLKDMQVVKNIRRNSEGPSEQLLPDFYCEHTTLAMNRERRKHALIKLLQLVKADLERERRSRNGLKGLSQSLNNQENQNITDKLYHIRSMLTYLEGARFKLHSALLELDHKPRSSHPLAQHIQVTRDRTGLQQSVLKVPLWLKNNDRMSQDDSASVQENEYECVNQTSNISNASCTDLSKDILVRKFSRSKSNIETLSNKTQLCIASIDKTKTIPAHIDNDPYSDRGQADGGSNQQDSDFDEFSSQDEDDEQTTNTNSSARKEHKAIIEKSTMLANGTATAMSNGAATTTTPTIYQNAAELHNGQSNMNGNANTNGNAPVILSRCKALYSYTPKLYDELELTPGDIIEVHAKQEDGWWLGALGNHVGIFPATYVEEFA
- the LOC105224354 gene encoding nostrin isoform X2; the encoded protein is MRTHIFTQTESKRRREGFLVGLAAKMSHFRDNSWPFRNAWKIRKDIFLLNKYYLDVILLTNSRSRSVLKSLRCRSSRRSKSKSKSSVELSASNQNGGEAINVSNGDEKGQNGFEELRRYVKQGGDFGKELVMILQERVESETLYSKSLSKMANKLNKACRELPGSIADAWRGVATEMENRSDIHRQLSASLTDEIVKPLKNIIDAHHKTRKSVESNVDKAARTLAEWRVSESKAKKSSHTAARENEKLQDALLDVRIQKSPSIALLHQGPNKLAAEKEIRSAEKDCAKLDSKRKKAEEAVKRADVEYYTLCIRAERARVDWEMAVLRGSSLLQNIENQRLVSMKNFIANYSRLTSNMNPILDGLMQRLQPQVDACNVLKDMQVVKNIRRNSEGPSEQLLPDFYCEHTTLAMNRERRKHALIKLLQLVKADLERERRSRNGLKGLSQSLNNQENQNITDKLYHIRSMLTYLEGARFKLHSALLELDHKPRSSHPLAQHIQVTRDRTGLQQSVLKVPLWLKNNDRMSQDDSASVQENEYECVNQTSNISNASCTDLSKDILVRKFSRSKSNIETLSNKTQLCIASIDKTKTIPAHIDNDPYSDRGQADGGSNQQDSDFDEFSSQDEDDEQTTNTNSSARKEHKAIIEKSTMLANGTATAMSNGAATTTTPTIYQNAAELHNGQSNMNGNANTNGNAPVILSRCKALYSYTPKLYDELELTPGDIIEVHAKQEDGWWLGALGNHVGIFPATYVEEFA
- the LOC105224354 gene encoding SH3 and F-BAR domain-containing protein DDB_G0274695 isoform X3, coding for MRTHIFTQTESKRRREGFLVGLAAKMSHFRDNSWLTNSRSRSVLKSLRCRSSRRSKSKSKSSVELSASNQNGGEAINVSNGDEKGQNGFEELRRYVKQGGDFGKELVMILQERVESETLYSKSLSKMANKLNKACRELPGSIADAWRGVATEMENRSDIHRQLSASLTDEIVKPLKNIIDAHHKTRKSVESNVDKAARTLAEWRVSESKAKKSSHTAARENEKLQDALLDVRIQKSPSIALLHQGPNKLAAEKEIRSAEKDCAKLDSKRKKAEEAVKRADVEYYTLCIRAERARVDWEMAVLRGSSLLQNIENQRLVSMKNFIANYSRLTSNMNPILDGLMQRLQPQVDACNVLKDMQVVKNIRRNSEGPSEQLLPDFYCEHTTLAMNRERRKHALIKLLQLVKADLERERRSRNGLKGLSQSLNNQENQNITDKLYHIRSMLTYLEGARFKLHSALLELDHKPRSSHPLAQHIQVTRDRTGLQQSVLKVPLWLKNNDRMSQDDSASVQENEYECVNQTSNISNASCTDLSKDILVRKFSRSKSNIETLSNKTQLCIASIDKTKTIPAHIDNDPYSDRGQADGGSNQQDSDFDEFSSQDEDDEQTTNTNSSARKEHKAIIEKSTMLANGTATAMSNGAATTTTPTIYQNAAELHNGQSNMNGNANTNGNAPVILSRCKALYSYTPKLYDELELTPGDIIEVHAKQEDGWWLGALGNHVGIFPATYVEEFA